One genomic region from Rosa rugosa chromosome 1, drRosRugo1.1, whole genome shotgun sequence encodes:
- the LOC133724994 gene encoding chaperone protein dnaJ 8, chloroplastic has translation MAAAAAGVIGGNGSSWINQFKDKSSRKKKTVNRAMVSCVSSSVMDPYQTLRIRPGASESEVRKAFRQLALQYHPDVCRGNNCGVQFHEINEAYDIVMTNLREETTPLQMYETYDEGEDDSMRGMNDPDYDMWEEWMGWEGAGIRDYTSHINPYI, from the exons atggctgctgctgctgctggtgtGATTGGAGGAAATGGGTCTTCCTGGATTAACCAGTTTAAGGATAAGTCatcgaggaagaagaagacggtgAACAGGGCTATGGTTTCCTGTGTTTCTTCTTCTGTGATGGATCCGTATCAGACTTTGAGGATCCGACCCGGTGCCTCTGAATCTGAGGTCAGGAAGGCTTTTAGACAGCTTGCCTTGCAG TATCATCCAGACGTATGTAGAGGAAATAATTGTGGAGTTCAGTTTCACGAAATCAATGAAGCTTATGAT ATTGTCATGACCAATTTGAGAGAAGAAACGACTCCATTACAGATGTATGAGACTTATGATGAAGGAGAGGATGATTCGATGAGAGGAATGAACGATCCAGATTATGATATGTGGGAGGAATGGATGGGATGGGAAGGAGCTGGTATTAGGGACTACACATCTCATATCAATCCTTACATTTAA